TGGCAAGGATTTGCGCGCCATATGGTGTTGGTCTTCCAAGATTGTCCTTTGTTTCCTGCTGTATATCCCCATTTTCGGGCAGATTGTTGTTCTCCCGCTCTTGCACAATGCGAGAGAATCGTGGAAATATCCACTCGGATAACGGCAATGCCGAATATCGGGGGCAAGATGGTGTGCGGTCGGTTCACAGAACCGGCCGCTTCTTTATTGAAAAATACAGGATTTTTAGGTAAGATAAAGAACTATGGCAGAATATAGTCCAAAAGAATTTGAGAAAAAATGGCAGACAAAATGGGAAGAGGAAAAGATATTTGAAGCCAAGGATTCTTCAAAAAAACCCAAATTTTTTGTTTTGGATATGTTCCCTTATCCTTCAGGAGATGGCCTTCATGTGGGTCATCCGCGGGGATATGTCGGAACTGATGTAATCGCCCACTATATGAGAATGAAGGGGCACAATGTCTTGCATCCAATGGGCTGGGATGCTTTTGGTTTGCCAGCAGAGAACTATGCGATAAAAACAGGTATTCATCCAGCGATTTCAACAGAGAAAAATATCAAAAGATTTAAAGAGCAAATGAAGTCAATCGGACTTTCTTATGATTGGTCGCGGGAAATAAACACAACTGACCCGGATTATTATAAATGGACTCAATGGATATTTTTGAAGCTTTTTGAAACAGGACTGGCTTATAGAAAAAAACTGCCTATTAATTGGTGTCCTTCCTGTAAAACAGGACTTGCTAACGAGGAGGTGGTGGCAGGGAAATGTGAGCGTTGCGGAGCAGAGGTAAGTAAAAAAGATATTGAACAATGGGTTTTGAAAATTACTGATTATGCGGAAGAATTGCTTAAAGATTTGGACAAGCTTGATTGGCCGGAAAAGATAAAAGAAATGCAAAGAAATTGGATAGGGAAATCTGTTGGCGCAGACATAGAATTCAAAATTCAAAATTCAAAATTTAAAATTCAAGTTTTTACGACAAGGCCAGATACGATTTTTGGAGCAACATTTATGGTTTTAGCCCCAGAGCATAATTTAGTGGAGAAAATTACAACTCCAGACAAGAAAAAAGAAGTTGAAAAATATGTAGAAGAAAGCAAAAAGAAATTAGATATTGAGAGACAGACAGAAGACAGGGAAAAAACAGGTGTTTTTACAGGTGCTTATGCCCTCAATCCTGCTACAAAAGAAAAAATTCCTATCTATAGTGCTGATTATGTTTTGCCAAGCTATGGATACGGGGCGATTATGGCAGTGCCGGCGCACGATGAAAGGGACTTTGCGTTTGCCAAAAAATACAATCTGCCTATTGAAGAGATAAAGCTGGATAAAACAGTTGAGCAAGCGACAAAATGGTTAGAAAAGAAAGGATGCGCTAATCCAGCGATAAATTACAAACTAAGGGATTGGATATTTTCAAGACAAAGATATTGGGGAGAGCCAATACCGCTTATTTTTTGCGAAAACTGTGCGGCTAAAGCCAAAAGCCAAAATCCAAAAGCCAAAAGTAAAGAATTTAGTAAAGGAGAATTATTGAATCCAGGGTGGGTTGCTTTATTGGAAGAGGATTTGCCTTTAGTCCTGCCAGAACTTGAAAAATATGAACCAACTGGCACAGGCGAATCCCCTTTGGCAAGCAAGTCAGATTGGGTTGAAACAACTTGCCCAAAATGTGGAGGCAGGGCTTTGCGCGAAACTAATACAATGCCTCAATGGGCTGGCTCTTGTTGGTACTTCCTCGCATATGTAATGCTCGGAGCACAAAATAAAAAAGCCAAAACCAAAAATCTAAATTCAAAATTCAAAATTCAAAATTCAAAATTGATTAAACATTGGCTGCCAGTTGACTTCTATATCGGCGGAGCAGAACATGCGGTTTTGCATCTTTTGTATTCAAGATTTTGGATTAAGGTTTTAAAAGATGAAAAAATTCTGCCATTTGACGAGCCATTTAAAAAATTAAGAACAATTGGTTTGATTTTAGCATCTGATGGACAGAAAATGTCTAAATCTAGAGGCAATGTTATCAATCCAGATGAAATTATTGAGAAATACGGAGCTGACGCTTTCCGCCTCTATGAAATGTTTATGGGTCCTTTTGACCAACCGATTGCTTGGGATACCAAAAGCATCATAGGCGCCAGAAGGTTTTTAGAGAAAGTATTCAATCTTTCTCAGAACCTTTTTAAAGAGACGGATTTGGGAACGAAGAAATTATTAAATAAAACAATTAAAAAGGTTGGCGAGGATATTGAGAGCCAGAAATTTAATACTGCCATTGCCTGCATGATGGAATTTATTAATTCCGTAGAGGAAATATTCTCGGGTGACTTCAGAGATTTTTTGAAGATCCTTGCTCCATTCGCGCCCCATTTAAGCGAAGAATTATATCAATCAGATAAGTCAATATTTCAAGAAAATTGGCCGAAATATGACTCGAAAATGATTGTTGAAAAAGAAGTGAGCATGATTATTCAGATTAATGGTAAGGTTCGTGGCACAATTGT
This sequence is a window from Patescibacteria group bacterium. Protein-coding genes within it:
- the leuS gene encoding leucine--tRNA ligase; translated protein: MAEYSPKEFEKKWQTKWEEEKIFEAKDSSKKPKFFVLDMFPYPSGDGLHVGHPRGYVGTDVIAHYMRMKGHNVLHPMGWDAFGLPAENYAIKTGIHPAISTEKNIKRFKEQMKSIGLSYDWSREINTTDPDYYKWTQWIFLKLFETGLAYRKKLPINWCPSCKTGLANEEVVAGKCERCGAEVSKKDIEQWVLKITDYAEELLKDLDKLDWPEKIKEMQRNWIGKSVGADIEFKIQNSKFKIQVFTTRPDTIFGATFMVLAPEHNLVEKITTPDKKKEVEKYVEESKKKLDIERQTEDREKTGVFTGAYALNPATKEKIPIYSADYVLPSYGYGAIMAVPAHDERDFAFAKKYNLPIEEIKLDKTVEQATKWLEKKGCANPAINYKLRDWIFSRQRYWGEPIPLIFCENCAAKAKSQNPKAKSKEFSKGELLNPGWVALLEEDLPLVLPELEKYEPTGTGESPLASKSDWVETTCPKCGGRALRETNTMPQWAGSCWYFLAYVMLGAQNKKAKTKNLNSKFKIQNSKLIKHWLPVDFYIGGAEHAVLHLLYSRFWIKVLKDEKILPFDEPFKKLRTIGLILASDGQKMSKSRGNVINPDEIIEKYGADAFRLYEMFMGPFDQPIAWDTKSIIGARRFLEKVFNLSQNLFKETDLGTKKLLNKTIKKVGEDIESQKFNTAIACMMEFINSVEEIFSGDFRDFLKILAPFAPHLSEELYQSDKSIFQENWPKYDSKMIVEKEVSMIIQINGKVRGTIVVSTGLSEKEAVNLAIESDIAKKWLENKKIKKTIFIKDKLINFVV